Proteins co-encoded in one Marmota flaviventris isolate mMarFla1 chromosome 9, mMarFla1.hap1, whole genome shotgun sequence genomic window:
- the Pate3 gene encoding prostate and testis expressed protein 3 — MNKCFLSLFCLTCLIVEATSTRCIICHLRTRSDRCRRGFGVCYTKKNESCMSLKIYQNNTLQVLYTVCQKFCRNLTYDFNNRTYVHECCDYNSCNYRF, encoded by the exons ATGAACAAATGCTTCTTGTCACTCTTCTGCCTCACCTGCCTCATTGTGG AAGCAACATCTACAAGATGCATAATCTGCCACCTTCGCACACGTTCAGATCGTTGTAGAAGAGGATTTGGTGTTTGTTATACTAAGAAAAATGAGTCATGCATGAGCCTAAAGATCTACCAGA ATAACACTCTCCAGGTGTTATATACGGTGTGTCAGAAGTTCTGCAGAAACTTGACATATGACTTCAACAATCGGACTTATGTTCATGAATGCTGCGACTACAATTCTTGTAACTATAGATTCTAG